The Agromyces hippuratus genome has a window encoding:
- a CDS encoding acetyl/propionyl/methylcrotonyl-CoA carboxylase subunit alpha — MGTVDAVDEARSTRPFDRVLVANRGEIAVRVIRTLRRLGIRSIAVFSDADAEAPHVRLADESVRIGPAPAAESYLDPARIIAAARETGAEAIHPGYGFLSEHAGFAEACRDAGIVFVGPGVDALEVMGDKIRAKRHVEASGVPTVPGIADPSLDDAALAAAGEAVGFPLLVKPSAGGGGKGMQIARDARELAAALPAARRVAIAAFGDDTLLLERLIERPRHIEVQVLADDFGNVVHLGERECSLQRRHQKVIEEAPSPLLDTETRARIGQAACDAARSVDYRGAGTVEFLVSDAAPDEFFFIEMNTRLQVEHPVTELVTGVDLVEQQLRVAAGQPLAMKQSDIALTGHAIEARVYAESPERGFLPSIGELLVWRAPSGDGVRVDGGIRSGQRITADYDPMLAKVIAYGADRSEALARLDAALADTVVLGVETNLGFLRRLLADPAVQRGDLDTGLIDRMPEPESHAAPPEVLAAAAAFRTAAAIDDARAAGAHAWQAARGWRLGRPMAADADAADPLAAPAVPDAISTDADGAVWLHTPNGIWRVPAADRRGSLDARLAMIERGGLADPELRAPMPGTVTAVLVADGDAVEPGDAVVAIEAMKMEHRVTASVAGIVRLAVAVGEQVSRDQSVARVEPQLAASAVVPTSVPASSDAPHEGAHSTPSHQE, encoded by the coding sequence ATGGGCACGGTCGACGCCGTCGACGAGGCACGGTCGACTCGTCCGTTCGACCGGGTGCTCGTCGCCAACCGCGGTGAGATCGCGGTGCGGGTGATCCGCACGCTCCGCCGCCTCGGCATCCGCTCGATCGCCGTCTTCTCCGACGCCGACGCCGAGGCGCCGCACGTGCGCCTCGCCGACGAGTCCGTGCGCATCGGCCCGGCACCCGCGGCCGAGAGCTACCTCGATCCCGCCCGCATCATCGCGGCGGCACGCGAGACTGGCGCCGAGGCGATCCACCCCGGCTACGGCTTCCTCTCCGAGCACGCAGGCTTCGCCGAGGCGTGCCGCGATGCGGGCATCGTCTTCGTCGGCCCGGGGGTCGATGCGCTCGAGGTCATGGGCGACAAGATCCGGGCGAAGCGCCACGTCGAGGCATCCGGTGTGCCGACCGTGCCCGGCATCGCCGACCCGTCTCTCGACGACGCCGCGCTCGCCGCAGCCGGCGAAGCGGTCGGCTTCCCCCTGCTCGTCAAGCCGAGCGCCGGCGGCGGCGGCAAGGGCATGCAGATCGCCCGCGACGCACGCGAGCTCGCGGCGGCGCTGCCCGCTGCCCGGCGAGTGGCCATCGCCGCCTTCGGCGATGACACGTTGCTGCTCGAGCGCCTCATCGAACGCCCACGGCACATCGAGGTGCAGGTGCTCGCCGACGACTTCGGCAACGTCGTCCACCTCGGCGAGCGCGAGTGCTCGCTGCAGCGCCGCCATCAGAAGGTCATCGAAGAAGCGCCGTCGCCGCTGCTCGACACCGAGACCCGTGCGCGTATCGGGCAGGCCGCATGCGACGCCGCCCGCAGTGTCGACTACCGCGGGGCGGGCACCGTCGAGTTCCTGGTGTCGGATGCCGCGCCCGACGAGTTCTTCTTCATCGAGATGAACACCCGGCTGCAGGTGGAGCACCCGGTCACCGAACTCGTCACGGGCGTCGACCTCGTCGAGCAGCAGCTGCGAGTCGCGGCGGGTCAGCCACTCGCGATGAAGCAGTCCGACATCGCACTCACCGGCCACGCGATCGAGGCGCGCGTCTACGCCGAGAGCCCCGAGCGCGGCTTCCTGCCGTCGATCGGCGAACTGCTCGTGTGGCGGGCGCCGAGTGGCGACGGGGTGCGGGTCGACGGCGGCATCCGTTCGGGTCAGCGCATCACCGCCGACTACGACCCCATGCTCGCGAAGGTCATCGCGTACGGTGCCGACCGCTCCGAGGCGCTCGCGCGCCTCGACGCGGCGCTCGCCGACACCGTCGTGCTCGGCGTCGAGACGAACCTCGGCTTCCTCCGCCGGCTCCTCGCCGATCCCGCCGTGCAGCGCGGGGACCTCGACACCGGTCTCATCGACCGCATGCCCGAGCCAGAGTCGCATGCAGCACCGCCCGAGGTGCTCGCCGCAGCCGCGGCGTTCCGCACGGCCGCGGCGATCGACGACGCACGGGCCGCCGGCGCCCATGCCTGGCAGGCGGCCAGAGGCTGGCGTCTCGGCCGGCCGATGGCCGCCGACGCCGACGCTGCTGACCCGCTCGCCGCCCCCGCGGTGCCCGACGCCATCTCGACCGATGCCGACGGCGCGGTCTGGCTGCACACGCCGAACGGCATCTGGCGCGTGCCCGCCGCCGACCGGCGCGGCTCTCTCGATGCGCGCCTCGCCATGATCGAGCGCGGCGGCCTCGCCGACCCCGAACTCCGTGCGCCCATGCCCGGCACCGTGACCGCGGTGCTCGTCGCCGACGGCGACGCCGTCGAACCGGGCGACGCCGTCGTCGCGATCGAGGCGATGAAGATGGAGCACCGCGTCACGGCATCCGTCGCGGGCATCGTGCGCCTGGCCGTCGCAGTGGGGGAGCAGGTCTCCCGTGACCAGTCCGTCGCCCGAGTGGAGCCGCAGCTCGCGGCATCCGCCGTGGTCCCGACATCCGTCCCCGCATCGTCGGACGCGCCCCACGAGGGCGCCCACTCGACGCCGTCCCACCAGGAATGA
- a CDS encoding acyl-CoA dehydrogenase family protein, protein MVCEFADTVVAPQSYEADRTHTLSMDVVAQMGDLGLFGLPFPEEVGGQGGDYMALGLAIEALARVDQSIAITLEAAVGLGAMPVYRHGTEEQKAELLPDLVAGRALAGFGLTESEAGSDAGATRTTAVLDGDEWVVNGSKQFITNSGTPITRFVTVTAVTGERTRPDGSVSKELSTIIVPNGTPGFTVDPGYDKSGWRASDTHPLTFDDVRVPAANLLGERGRGFANFLRTLDEGRIAIAALATGVAQGCLDEALAYAKTRNVFGVPIASHQYIAFTIANMQARVYTARLAWHDAARRLDAGLPFKKEAAMAKLVSSDAAMLNSRDATQIFGGMGFMNESLVARHYRDSKILEIGEGTNEVQLMVIARELGIG, encoded by the coding sequence ATGGTCTGCGAGTTCGCCGACACCGTCGTCGCCCCGCAGTCCTACGAGGCCGACCGCACCCACACGCTCTCGATGGACGTCGTCGCGCAGATGGGAGACCTCGGCCTGTTCGGCCTGCCGTTCCCCGAGGAGGTCGGCGGCCAGGGCGGCGACTACATGGCGCTCGGCCTCGCGATCGAGGCGCTCGCCCGCGTCGACCAGTCCATCGCGATCACCCTCGAGGCCGCGGTCGGCCTCGGTGCCATGCCGGTCTACCGTCACGGCACCGAGGAGCAGAAGGCCGAACTCCTGCCCGACCTCGTCGCAGGGCGTGCGCTCGCGGGCTTCGGCCTCACCGAGTCCGAGGCCGGCTCCGACGCCGGTGCCACTCGCACGACCGCGGTGCTCGACGGCGACGAGTGGGTCGTCAACGGCTCGAAGCAGTTCATCACCAACTCGGGCACGCCGATCACGAGGTTCGTGACGGTGACCGCCGTGACCGGCGAGCGCACCCGGCCCGACGGCTCGGTCTCCAAGGAGCTGTCGACGATCATCGTGCCGAACGGCACGCCCGGGTTCACGGTCGACCCCGGCTACGACAAGTCGGGTTGGCGTGCCTCCGACACGCATCCGCTCACCTTCGACGACGTGCGAGTGCCTGCGGCCAACCTGCTCGGCGAGCGGGGCCGCGGCTTCGCGAACTTCCTGCGCACGCTCGACGAGGGCCGTATCGCGATCGCCGCCCTCGCGACCGGCGTGGCACAGGGCTGCCTCGACGAGGCGCTCGCCTACGCGAAGACCCGCAATGTGTTCGGCGTGCCGATCGCATCGCACCAGTACATCGCGTTCACGATCGCGAACATGCAGGCGCGGGTGTACACCGCTCGACTCGCCTGGCACGACGCCGCCCGGCGGCTCGACGCGGGCCTCCCGTTCAAGAAGGAGGCCGCGATGGCCAAGCTCGTCTCGAGCGACGCGGCCATGCTCAACTCGCGTGACGCCACCCAGATCTTCGGCGGCATGGGGTTCATGAACGAGTCCCTCGTGGCGAGGCACTACCGTGACTCGAAGATCCTCGAGATCGGCGAGGGCACGAACGAGGTGCAGCTCATGGTCATCGCACGCGAGCTGGGCATCGGCTAA
- a CDS encoding MaoC family dehydratase yields the protein MTDASAERAPLRDVVQRGLWFEEFEQGVRYLHRPGRTVTEADNVLFTTLTMNPQPLHLDAAWSAEQPFGQRLVNSMFTLSTLVGQSVGQLTQGTLVANLGFGAVAFPHPVFIGDTLYGETVVESKRESASRPGQGVVVVAHTARNQHGEVVATASRTMLVWLREAGERLTDTGSAADQTGANA from the coding sequence ATGACGGATGCTTCGGCAGAACGGGCGCCGCTCCGCGACGTCGTGCAGCGCGGGCTCTGGTTCGAGGAGTTCGAGCAGGGCGTGCGGTACCTGCACCGACCCGGCCGCACCGTCACCGAGGCCGACAACGTGCTGTTCACGACCCTCACGATGAACCCGCAGCCGTTGCACCTCGACGCGGCGTGGTCGGCCGAGCAGCCGTTCGGCCAGCGGCTCGTCAACTCGATGTTCACGCTCTCGACGCTCGTCGGCCAGTCGGTCGGCCAGCTCACGCAGGGCACCCTCGTCGCGAACCTCGGCTTCGGCGCCGTCGCGTTCCCGCACCCGGTCTTCATCGGCGACACGCTCTACGGCGAGACCGTCGTGGAGTCCAAGCGGGAGTCGGCCTCGCGCCCGGGCCAGGGCGTCGTGGTCGTGGCGCACACCGCCCGAAACCAGCACGGCGAGGTCGTCGCGACCGCGTCGCGCACGATGCTCGTCTGGCTCCGCGAAGCGGGAGAACGGCTGACGGACACCGGTTCGGCGGCAGACCAGACGGGGGCGAACGCATGA